In one window of Thiobacillus sp. DNA:
- the rsxG gene encoding electron transport complex subunit RsxG: MTPALRETFSTSLTLLVFSVVCASLLAGAYFATRPNIERSEQEEKMRLVAQALPPASFDNDPIHDARPLPVDPLLGLKHAGQAYVASRTGTPVAVVLEVIAPDGYAGEIKLLIGIRADGSIAGVRVTAHKETPGLGDYIEAAKSNWTHQFEGKGLSTPPEAAWKVRKDGGQFDYMAGATITPRAVVKAVHKALRYFEEHRESLLRLPESPPGGTP, translated from the coding sequence ATGACCCCGGCCCTGCGCGAGACCTTCTCCACCTCTCTCACCCTGCTGGTATTTTCCGTGGTCTGCGCCAGCCTGCTGGCGGGGGCCTACTTCGCCACCCGGCCCAACATCGAGCGCAGCGAACAGGAGGAAAAGATGCGCCTGGTGGCCCAGGCCTTGCCCCCGGCAAGCTTCGACAACGACCCCATCCACGACGCCCGGCCTTTGCCTGTGGACCCGCTTCTGGGACTTAAGCATGCCGGCCAGGCCTATGTGGCCTCAAGGACAGGCACGCCGGTGGCCGTGGTGCTGGAAGTCATCGCCCCGGACGGCTATGCGGGTGAGATCAAGCTGCTGATAGGCATCCGCGCCGACGGAAGCATCGCCGGCGTGCGTGTCACGGCCCACAAGGAAACCCCGGGCCTGGGGGACTACATCGAGGCAGCCAAGAGCAACTGGACACACCAGTTCGAAGGCAAGGGCTTGTCCACCCCGCCCGAGGCCGCGTGGAAGGTGCGCAAGGATGGCGGACAGTTCGACTACATGGCCGGCGCCACCATCACCCCCCGGGCCGTGGTGAAGGCGGTGCACAAGGCCCTGCGCTATTTTGAAGAACACAGGGAGTCGCTGCTGCGCCTGCCTGAATCACCACCCGGAGGGACGCCATGA
- a CDS encoding FIST C-terminal domain-containing protein: protein MRVATGLAQGRTADPALAARAVKAAMERAGLDHPQAVVLYLTSDFAQEPQAAIAAAARAAGCLQVTGCAAAGVFTEEDWVLDAPAAAVMVFGDGVSLHPSHGERRQTLTYSAPNALDLLWLGGGGARYGGVSGDATGRGPYSVWMGGRVQDAGRCEMDIRGANLRVGVSQGIRPLSRPAVLERVDGHDVCVVGGDTALATLVKELPLSVRAPERIPTHLLMAGVTYGEPEHALEEGRFHLLPVVGVNTDDKSVTVAGELSPGLDLFWALRQPQAAEHDMRTMVRRLSDDTCPSQLPDHPKTDLAPSGEGSAQCTEPGARPAAPAFGLMFPCLGRGPWFYGGEDRDIQALTSRFPDMPLIGFYGNGEIAHLDGANRLLQYSVVLALGYEGNP, encoded by the coding sequence ATGAGGGTGGCCACGGGCCTGGCCCAGGGCCGCACCGCAGACCCCGCCCTGGCCGCCCGGGCGGTGAAGGCCGCCATGGAACGGGCGGGGCTGGACCACCCCCAGGCCGTGGTGCTCTACCTCACCTCGGACTTCGCCCAGGAACCCCAGGCCGCCATCGCCGCCGCCGCCCGGGCCGCCGGCTGCCTGCAGGTGACAGGCTGTGCCGCGGCCGGCGTTTTCACCGAGGAGGACTGGGTGCTGGACGCTCCCGCCGCTGCGGTCATGGTATTCGGCGACGGCGTCAGCCTGCATCCCTCCCACGGCGAGAGACGGCAGACCCTCACCTACTCCGCCCCCAACGCTCTGGACCTGCTCTGGCTGGGTGGTGGCGGCGCCCGTTATGGCGGTGTTTCCGGCGACGCCACGGGCCGGGGACCCTATTCGGTATGGATGGGTGGACGGGTGCAGGATGCCGGGCGCTGCGAGATGGACATTCGGGGCGCCAACCTGCGGGTGGGGGTGTCCCAAGGCATCCGCCCCCTCTCCCGCCCCGCCGTCCTGGAGCGGGTGGACGGTCACGACGTGTGCGTGGTGGGGGGAGACACCGCCCTGGCCACCCTGGTCAAGGAACTGCCCCTGTCGGTGCGGGCGCCGGAACGCATCCCCACCCACCTGCTCATGGCGGGCGTGACCTACGGCGAGCCGGAACATGCCCTGGAGGAAGGCCGCTTCCACCTGCTGCCCGTGGTGGGCGTGAACACGGACGACAAGTCCGTCACCGTGGCGGGGGAACTCAGCCCGGGCCTGGACCTGTTCTGGGCTCTGCGCCAGCCCCAGGCAGCCGAGCACGACATGAGGACCATGGTCCGCCGCCTGAGCGACGACACCTGCCCGAGCCAATTGCCGGACCACCCCAAAACCGACTTGGCCCCATCGGGGGAAGGTTCAGCCCAGTGTACCGAACCGGGGGCACGACCCGCTGCGCCTGCCTTCGGCCTGATGTTTCCCTGCCTGGGCCGGGGGCCCTGGTTCTACGGCGGCGAGGACCGTGACATCCAGGCCCTCACCAGCCGTTTCCCCGACATGCCCCTCATCGGTTTCTACGGCAACGGCGAAATCGCCCATCTGGACGGCGCCAACCGCCTGCTGCAATACAGCGTGGTCCTGGCCCTGGGCTACGAAGGCAATCCCTGA
- the nth gene encoding endonuclease III, with translation MNAARRCRIFERLKASNPKPTTELEYRTPFQLLVAVILSAQATDKSVNLATAALFPAAPTPEAMLSLGENGLKSHIKRIGLYQTKARNVMATCQILLDKHGGEVPRDRTALEALPGVGRKTANVVLNTAFGEPTIAVDTHIFRVANRTGLAPGKTVLEVEKKLLRHVPAEFRQDAHHWLILHGRYVCKARKPDCGACVIRDLCDFGEKTP, from the coding sequence ATGAACGCCGCCCGCCGCTGCCGCATCTTCGAACGACTCAAGGCCAGCAATCCCAAGCCCACCACCGAGTTGGAATATCGGACGCCCTTCCAGCTCCTGGTAGCGGTGATCCTCTCTGCCCAGGCCACGGACAAGAGCGTGAACCTGGCCACGGCCGCGCTGTTCCCCGCCGCTCCCACCCCCGAGGCCATGTTGTCCCTGGGAGAGAACGGCCTGAAGTCCCATATCAAGCGCATCGGCCTGTACCAGACAAAGGCCAGGAACGTCATGGCCACCTGCCAGATCCTGCTGGACAAGCACGGCGGCGAGGTGCCCCGGGACCGGACGGCCCTGGAGGCGCTGCCCGGCGTGGGACGCAAGACCGCCAACGTGGTGCTCAACACCGCCTTCGGCGAACCCACCATCGCCGTGGACACCCACATTTTCCGCGTCGCCAACCGCACCGGCCTGGCTCCGGGCAAGACCGTGCTGGAGGTGGAGAAGAAACTGCTCAGACACGTGCCTGCCGAGTTCCGGCAGGACGCCCACCACTGGCTCATCCTCCATGGTCGCTACGTGTGCAAGGCCCGCAAGCCAGACTGCGGCGCCTGCGTCATCCGCGACCTGTGTGACTTCGGGGAGAAGACCCCATGA
- a CDS encoding PEP-CTERM sorting domain-containing protein (PEP-CTERM proteins occur, often in large numbers, in the proteomes of bacteria that also encode an exosortase, a predicted intramembrane cysteine proteinase. The presence of a PEP-CTERM domain at a protein's C-terminus predicts cleavage within the sorting domain, followed by covalent anchoring to some some component of the (usually Gram-negative) cell surface. Many PEP-CTERM proteins exhibit an unusual sequence composition that includes large numbers of potential glycosylation sites. Expression of one such protein has been shown restore the ability of a bacterium to form floc, a type of biofilm.), with the protein MNSRLSLAAALALAPALASANIDIVFDYSYDTNGFFGATHKSILESAASVFESRITDSLGEISSTTHNNFTTIFFNPSDISGTDIALEYQSIAADVLRIYVGADDLGSGTLGIGGPGGFNASGFSNFFDTIDRGQAGVATDTDFAPWGGALAFNQAYANWYFDSDIATLENFAGKADFYSVALHEIGHLLGIGTAPSWYRLVDTATHTFNGNFTGPQLLHADNAHWNEGLNSPINGVGSFEAAMDPTLFLGTRKVFTDLDWNALRDIGWQVAAVPEPGSWAMLLAGLTLVSGSIRSRRV; encoded by the coding sequence ATGAATTCGCGCCTTTCACTTGCCGCGGCCCTGGCCCTGGCGCCTGCCCTGGCCTCCGCCAACATCGATATCGTCTTCGACTACTCTTACGACACCAACGGCTTTTTCGGCGCCACCCATAAAAGCATCCTGGAATCCGCCGCCAGCGTGTTCGAGTCCCGGATCACAGACAGCCTGGGCGAGATCAGCAGCACCACCCACAACAACTTCACGACCATCTTCTTCAACCCCAGCGACATCAGCGGTACGGACATAGCCCTGGAATATCAATCCATTGCCGCTGACGTGCTTCGTATCTATGTTGGCGCCGACGACCTTGGCAGCGGCACCCTGGGCATCGGCGGCCCAGGCGGCTTCAACGCCAGCGGCTTCTCCAACTTCTTCGATACTATCGACCGGGGCCAGGCAGGTGTGGCCACCGATACCGACTTCGCCCCCTGGGGGGGCGCCCTGGCTTTCAACCAAGCCTATGCCAACTGGTATTTCGACAGCGACATCGCCACCCTGGAGAACTTCGCCGGCAAGGCCGACTTCTATTCCGTGGCTCTTCATGAGATCGGCCACCTCCTGGGCATCGGGACCGCCCCATCCTGGTATCGCCTGGTGGACACCGCCACCCATACCTTCAACGGCAACTTCACCGGGCCCCAATTGCTGCATGCCGACAATGCCCATTGGAATGAAGGGCTGAACAGCCCCATCAACGGGGTTGGCAGCTTCGAGGCCGCCATGGATCCCACCCTGTTCCTGGGCACCCGCAAGGTATTCACCGACCTGGACTGGAACGCCCTGCGGGACATCGGCTGGCAAGTAGCCGCCGTGCCCGAGCCCGGGAGCTGGGCCATGCTTCTGGCGGGCCTGACCCTCGTTTCCGGGAGCATCAGGAGTCGCCGCGTCTGA
- a CDS encoding RnfABCDGE type electron transport complex subunit D, translating into MNGSPFTLLERNSVSVVMLKVMAALIPAIIAHAWFFGPGIWVSLLVCSVFAIGLETLMLLMRGRPLGPFLKDGSVLVTAWLLALSLPTLAPWWLYAVGMIFSVVVAKHLYGGLGQNLFNPAMVGYAALIVSFPMYMTQWPGPIGVAVQSINLGEAFDLVFAGQGSVSVDAFTSATALDTWKTQARLGKPVADILVMPAFGWAGGRGQELVSLMYLLGGLLLLGNRLITWHIPAAFLGGVAFTAWGLHLLDPGQHAGPLFHLLSGGVMLGAFFIATDPVTAASTPRGKLIYAGMAGLITVLIRNFGGYPDGVAFSILLMNVAAPFIDTYTQPRVFGHKTSDQAGGRKDTA; encoded by the coding sequence ATGAACGGCTCCCCCTTCACCCTCCTGGAGCGCAACTCGGTCTCCGTCGTCATGCTCAAGGTCATGGCGGCCCTGATCCCCGCCATCATCGCCCACGCCTGGTTCTTCGGCCCTGGCATCTGGGTCAGCCTGTTGGTATGCAGCGTGTTCGCCATCGGCCTGGAAACCCTCATGCTGCTCATGCGAGGCCGGCCCCTGGGCCCGTTCCTCAAGGACGGTTCCGTGCTGGTGACGGCCTGGCTCCTGGCCCTGTCCCTGCCCACCCTGGCCCCCTGGTGGCTGTATGCCGTGGGCATGATCTTCTCCGTGGTGGTGGCCAAGCACCTCTACGGCGGACTGGGCCAGAACCTGTTCAACCCGGCCATGGTGGGCTACGCGGCCCTCATCGTCAGCTTCCCCATGTACATGACCCAATGGCCCGGGCCCATCGGCGTGGCGGTGCAGAGCATCAACCTGGGAGAGGCTTTCGACCTGGTGTTCGCCGGCCAGGGCTCGGTCAGCGTGGACGCCTTTACATCCGCCACCGCCCTGGACACCTGGAAGACCCAGGCCCGCCTGGGCAAACCCGTGGCCGACATCCTGGTCATGCCCGCCTTCGGCTGGGCCGGTGGCCGGGGCCAGGAACTGGTGTCCCTCATGTATCTGCTGGGGGGCCTGCTGCTGCTGGGCAACCGCCTCATCACCTGGCATATCCCCGCCGCCTTCCTGGGCGGCGTGGCCTTCACCGCCTGGGGCCTGCACCTGCTGGACCCCGGCCAGCATGCCGGTCCCCTGTTCCACCTACTGTCCGGAGGAGTCATGCTGGGGGCCTTCTTCATCGCCACGGACCCGGTCACCGCCGCCTCCACCCCCCGGGGCAAACTCATCTACGCCGGCATGGCAGGCCTCATCACCGTGCTGATCCGCAATTTCGGCGGCTACCCGGACGGAGTGGCCTTCTCCATCCTGCTCATGAACGTGGCCGCGCCCTTCATCGACACCTACACCCAGCCCCGGGTATTCGGCCATAAGACCAGTGACCAGGCTGGTGGTCGGAAGGACACGGCATGA
- a CDS encoding DUF1841 family protein: MFNPTRDQVRDFFFSAWSRFKAGQPLTDLETMAVEHITRHPEYHVILDQPERHRDREWPPELGETNPFLHLSMHVSIGEQLSIDQPPGIKARYDKLVLRMGDEHDAQHAVMDCLGEMIWRAQRDRQPPDGAAYIECLEMKCPG, translated from the coding sequence ATGTTCAATCCCACCCGCGACCAGGTACGGGACTTCTTCTTCTCCGCCTGGAGCCGTTTCAAGGCTGGCCAGCCCCTCACCGATCTTGAGACAATGGCGGTGGAGCACATCACCCGCCACCCGGAATACCACGTAATCCTGGACCAGCCCGAGCGCCACCGCGACCGGGAATGGCCGCCGGAACTGGGGGAGACCAACCCCTTCCTGCACCTGTCCATGCACGTTTCCATTGGCGAGCAGCTCTCCATCGACCAGCCGCCCGGAATCAAGGCGCGCTACGACAAGCTGGTGCTCCGGATGGGGGATGAGCACGACGCTCAGCACGCGGTCATGGACTGCCTGGGGGAAATGATCTGGCGCGCCCAGCGCGACCGCCAGCCGCCGGATGGTGCGGCCTATATAGAATGTCTGGAAATGAAATGTCCTGGTTGA
- a CDS encoding electron transport complex subunit E: MISAETRDIIANGLWKQNPGIIQLLGLCPLLAISNNVVNALSLGLATTLVMAVANVAVALVRNFIPHEIRIPVFVLIIAALVTVVQLAMNAWVHPLYLVLGVFIPLITTNCIVLARVEAFASKRSTAHSVLDGTMMGLGLTAVLVVLGGMREIFGKGTLLSGLDLVLGPQAQAWVVHVVPDYQGFLLAVLPPGAFIGLGLLIAARNLIENRRLDH, translated from the coding sequence ATGATCTCCGCCGAAACCCGGGACATCATCGCCAACGGCCTGTGGAAGCAGAACCCGGGCATCATCCAGCTGCTGGGCCTGTGCCCCCTGCTGGCCATCAGCAACAACGTGGTGAACGCCCTGTCCCTGGGCCTGGCCACCACCCTGGTGATGGCGGTGGCCAACGTGGCCGTGGCCCTGGTGCGCAACTTCATCCCCCACGAGATCCGCATCCCCGTGTTCGTGCTCATCATCGCCGCCCTGGTGACCGTGGTGCAGCTTGCCATGAATGCCTGGGTCCATCCCCTGTACCTGGTGCTAGGGGTGTTCATCCCCCTCATTACCACCAACTGCATCGTCCTGGCCCGGGTGGAGGCCTTCGCCTCCAAGCGCTCCACCGCCCACTCCGTGCTGGACGGCACCATGATGGGCCTGGGCCTCACCGCCGTGCTGGTGGTGCTGGGCGGCATGCGGGAAATCTTCGGCAAGGGCACCCTGCTCTCAGGCCTGGACCTGGTCCTGGGCCCCCAGGCCCAGGCCTGGGTGGTTCACGTCGTCCCGGACTACCAGGGCTTCCTCCTGGCCGTGCTGCCCCCCGGCGCCTTCATCGGACTGGGCTTGCTCATCGCCGCACGCAATTTGATTGAGAATAGGCGCCTCGACCACTGA
- a CDS encoding cob(I)yrinic acid a,c-diamide adenosyltransferase — translation MSWLKIPRISDLMAKDRFGEFLACNLWVYQFLPFLKWQHMVTRNTLRQDGIAGFTGALIVLPQAVAFATIAGLPPEYGLYAAMVPAIIAALFGSSWHLVSGPTTAISIVVFASVSPYAEPGTTQYVGMVLTLTFLTGLFQLIMGLAKMGALINFISHTVVIGFTAGAALLIAASQVKNFFGLDIPRGTPAYEVAGMLLTHLHDLNPYITGVAVVSLIAGILARRYLKRVPYMIVAMVVGGIVATWLNNSFGQEVTGIRTVGALVASLPPLSAPDFSVAALKNTLFSALAVTVLALTEAVSISRSIAVKSEQHINGNQEFIGQGLSNIAGSFFSGYASSGSFNRSGVNYESGARTPLAAMFSAGFLLLILFLVAPLAAYLPIPAMAAVLFLVAWNLIDFHHIGAILKAHREEAVVLGVSFFGTVIDLEKGIFFGILVSLIFYLAKTSRPAIRPVVPEAGDTDNPRRKFVVETGAEPACPQLKMLRIEGSIFFGAVDHIQHAFTAVDEHVPTQRHLLVFSKGINTIDLAGAELLAGEAKRRRKLGGALYLCGVRDAACNMLKKGGYQVDIGEGNVFSHKPDAIAGIYPRLSSELCRNCTARIFRECQVQLPNGETRTDIQAPAPSAAPSAAAPEGSGFKRLTEIVTRTGDDGTTGLADGTRLPKSDPRIEAIGQVDELNSQIGTLMAEPLGNEIRGLLGDIQHDLFNVGAELAWPDQTQITQDHVLVLDQALARMNAQLPPLTEFVLPGGTRAAAQAHVCRTVCRRAERSMIRLGEADLISTRLVQYLNRLSDLLFVLSRQINRAAGQAEPTWRGPGNRQG, via the coding sequence ATGTCCTGGTTGAAAATTCCACGTATCAGTGACCTGATGGCCAAGGACCGCTTCGGCGAGTTCCTGGCCTGCAACCTTTGGGTCTACCAGTTCCTGCCCTTCCTGAAGTGGCAGCACATGGTCACCCGCAACACCCTGCGGCAGGACGGCATCGCCGGCTTCACCGGCGCCCTCATCGTCCTGCCCCAGGCCGTGGCCTTCGCCACCATCGCCGGCCTGCCGCCGGAATACGGCCTCTACGCCGCCATGGTGCCGGCCATCATCGCCGCCCTGTTCGGCTCCTCCTGGCACCTGGTGTCCGGCCCCACCACGGCCATCTCCATTGTGGTGTTCGCCTCCGTCTCGCCCTACGCTGAGCCGGGCACGACCCAATACGTGGGGATGGTGCTGACCCTGACCTTCCTCACGGGCCTGTTCCAACTCATCATGGGCCTGGCCAAGATGGGGGCCCTCATCAACTTCATCTCCCACACGGTGGTGATCGGCTTTACCGCTGGTGCGGCCCTGCTCATCGCCGCCAGCCAGGTGAAGAACTTCTTCGGCCTTGACATCCCCCGGGGCACGCCGGCCTACGAGGTGGCGGGCATGCTGCTCACCCACCTGCACGACCTCAACCCCTACATCACCGGCGTGGCGGTGGTGTCCCTCATCGCCGGCATCCTGGCGCGCAGGTACCTGAAGAGGGTGCCCTACATGATCGTCGCCATGGTGGTGGGCGGCATCGTCGCCACCTGGCTCAACAACAGCTTTGGCCAGGAGGTCACTGGCATCAGGACCGTGGGCGCTCTGGTGGCCAGCCTGCCACCCCTTTCCGCCCCGGACTTTTCCGTGGCGGCGTTGAAAAACACCCTTTTCTCCGCGCTGGCAGTCACCGTCCTGGCTTTGACCGAAGCGGTATCCATCTCCCGCTCCATCGCAGTCAAGTCGGAACAGCACATCAATGGCAACCAGGAATTCATCGGCCAGGGCCTGTCCAACATCGCCGGCAGCTTCTTCTCGGGCTACGCCTCCTCCGGTTCCTTCAACCGCAGCGGCGTGAACTACGAATCCGGAGCCCGCACGCCCCTGGCGGCCATGTTTTCCGCGGGCTTCCTATTGCTGATCCTGTTCCTGGTGGCCCCCCTGGCCGCCTACCTGCCTATCCCCGCCATGGCCGCAGTGTTGTTCCTGGTAGCCTGGAACCTCATCGATTTTCACCACATCGGCGCCATTCTAAAGGCCCACCGGGAAGAGGCGGTGGTGCTGGGGGTGAGCTTCTTCGGCACCGTCATCGACCTGGAGAAGGGCATCTTCTTCGGCATCCTGGTGTCCCTGATCTTCTACCTGGCCAAAACCTCCCGGCCCGCCATCCGCCCGGTGGTACCGGAGGCTGGCGACACCGACAACCCCCGCCGCAAGTTCGTGGTGGAGACCGGCGCCGAACCGGCCTGCCCGCAATTGAAGATGCTGCGAATCGAGGGTTCCATCTTCTTCGGCGCCGTGGACCATATCCAGCATGCCTTCACCGCCGTGGACGAGCACGTGCCCACCCAGCGTCACCTGCTGGTGTTCTCCAAGGGCATCAACACCATCGACCTGGCCGGCGCGGAACTGCTGGCGGGGGAGGCCAAGCGCCGGCGCAAGCTGGGTGGCGCCCTCTACCTCTGCGGCGTGCGGGACGCGGCGTGCAACATGCTGAAGAAGGGGGGCTACCAGGTAGACATCGGCGAAGGCAATGTCTTCTCCCACAAGCCGGACGCCATTGCCGGCATCTACCCCCGCCTCAGCTCGGAGCTCTGCCGCAACTGTACAGCCCGCATCTTCCGGGAGTGCCAAGTCCAGTTGCCCAACGGCGAAACCCGCACGGATATCCAGGCCCCGGCACCGTCCGCCGCCCCGTCCGCCGCAGCCCCGGAAGGCTCGGGGTTCAAGCGGCTCACCGAGATCGTCACCCGCACCGGCGACGACGGCACCACGGGCCTGGCCGACGGCACCCGCCTGCCCAAGAGCGACCCCCGCATCGAGGCCATCGGCCAGGTTGACGAGCTCAACAGCCAGATCGGCACTCTCATGGCCGAGCCCCTGGGCAACGAGATTCGCGGCCTGCTGGGTGACATCCAGCACGACCTGTTCAACGTGGGCGCGGAACTGGCGTGGCCAGACCAGACCCAGATCACCCAGGATCACGTGCTGGTGCTGGACCAGGCCCTGGCCCGGATGAACGCCCAGTTGCCGCCCTTGACCGAATTCGTGCTGCCCGGCGGCACCCGGGCCGCGGCCCAGGCCCACGTATGCCGCACCGTATGCCGCCGGGCAGAGCGCAGCATGATCCGCCTGGGGGAGGCAGACCTGATTTCCACCAGGCTGGTGCAGTACCTGAACAGGCTGTCCGACCTGCTGTTCGTCCTCTCCCGCCAGATCAACCGGGCGGCAGGGCAGGCCGAGCCCACGTGGCGGGGTCCTGGCAACCGTCAGGGGTGA
- the rsxC gene encoding electron transport complex subunit RsxC produces the protein MSQPRKLHNFPGGVHPAGHKAESNASPIRPMPLLPRYVVPLRQHIGTPARPLVQVGDRVLKGQMIGAAEGYVSTAVHAPTSGKVTAIEPRAVPHPSGLFDEAIVIEADGEDRSIGMQPLDWRTLDPSALRNRIREMGLAGLGGAVFPSYIKLNPGASRNGASPIHTLILNGAECEPWITCDDRLMRERATQMLEGARIMGHMLGARTVIVGVEDNKPEAIAALTKALSEAEADDIEIVTVPTCYPGGGGKQLAYTLTGVEVPTGGLSTDVGIQVFNVGTAFSLYQAVMHGEPLISRVVTVTGHVGTPGNFEARVGTPISDLLAAAGGSLEGASGEIIGGPMMGFDLMDLAAPVTKAVNCVLVKSPALFPPKPEALPCIRCGACARACPVELQPFEMYWFSRARDFGKAQGYNLFDCIECGCCSFVCPSHIPLVDYYRFAKSEIWEREREKQSSDQARTRHEFKTYRLEREKQEKADKFAKAAAETKAKASTAETGDDPEAAKKKAILEAALARAAKAKEEMTAAGLKPRNVENLPPRVEQEIAEIEARRGTAVADTEAEMPKVDQ, from the coding sequence ATGAGCCAACCCCGCAAGCTTCACAACTTCCCGGGCGGCGTGCATCCGGCGGGCCACAAGGCGGAATCCAACGCCTCGCCCATCCGCCCCATGCCCCTGCTGCCCCGCTACGTGGTGCCCCTGCGCCAGCACATCGGCACGCCGGCCCGGCCCCTGGTACAGGTGGGTGACCGGGTATTGAAGGGCCAGATGATCGGCGCCGCCGAAGGCTATGTCTCCACTGCCGTGCACGCCCCCACGTCGGGAAAGGTAACAGCCATCGAGCCCCGGGCCGTTCCCCACCCCTCGGGCCTGTTCGACGAGGCCATCGTCATCGAGGCGGACGGTGAGGACCGGAGCATCGGCATGCAGCCGCTGGACTGGCGCACCCTGGACCCCAGCGCCCTGCGCAACCGCATCCGCGAGATGGGCCTGGCGGGCCTGGGGGGCGCGGTATTCCCCAGCTACATCAAGCTCAACCCGGGCGCGTCCAGGAACGGAGCCAGCCCCATCCACACCCTCATCCTCAACGGCGCGGAGTGCGAGCCCTGGATCACCTGCGACGACCGCCTCATGCGGGAGCGGGCCACGCAAATGCTGGAGGGGGCACGCATCATGGGCCACATGCTGGGGGCCCGCACCGTCATAGTGGGTGTCGAGGACAACAAGCCGGAAGCCATCGCCGCCCTCACCAAGGCCCTCTCAGAGGCCGAGGCCGACGACATCGAGATCGTGACCGTGCCCACCTGCTATCCCGGCGGCGGCGGCAAGCAACTGGCCTACACCCTCACAGGCGTGGAGGTGCCCACCGGCGGCCTGTCCACCGACGTGGGCATCCAGGTGTTCAACGTGGGCACCGCCTTCAGCCTCTATCAGGCGGTGATGCACGGCGAGCCCCTGATCAGCCGGGTGGTCACCGTCACCGGCCACGTGGGCACGCCCGGCAACTTCGAAGCGCGGGTGGGCACCCCCATCAGCGACCTGCTGGCGGCGGCGGGGGGCAGCCTGGAAGGCGCCAGCGGCGAGATTATCGGCGGCCCCATGATGGGCTTCGACCTCATGGACCTGGCGGCCCCCGTCACCAAGGCGGTGAACTGCGTCCTGGTCAAATCCCCTGCCCTGTTCCCGCCCAAGCCCGAGGCCCTGCCCTGCATCCGATGCGGCGCCTGCGCCCGGGCCTGCCCCGTGGAACTACAACCCTTCGAGATGTACTGGTTCAGCCGCGCCCGGGACTTCGGCAAGGCCCAGGGCTACAACCTGTTCGACTGCATCGAGTGTGGCTGCTGTTCCTTCGTCTGCCCGAGCCACATCCCCCTGGTGGACTACTACCGTTTCGCCAAGAGCGAGATCTGGGAACGGGAACGGGAAAAACAGTCCTCCGACCAGGCGCGGACCCGGCACGAATTCAAGACCTACCGACTGGAGCGGGAGAAGCAGGAGAAGGCGGACAAGTTCGCCAAGGCCGCTGCGGAGACCAAGGCCAAGGCCAGTACCGCCGAAACCGGCGACGACCCGGAGGCCGCGAAGAAGAAGGCCATCCTGGAGGCGGCCCTGGCCCGGGCCGCCAAGGCCAAGGAAGAAATGACCGCCGCCGGCTTGAAGCCCAGGAACGTGGAAAACCTGCCGCCACGGGTGGAACAGGAAATTGCTGAGATAGAAGCCCGCCGGGGCACGGCCGTCGCTGACACGGAAGCAGAAATGCCCAAGGTGGACCAATGA